The following proteins come from a genomic window of Lachnoclostridium phytofermentans ISDg:
- a CDS encoding ABC transporter substrate-binding protein, translating into MKKRMNKILALGLTVAMMFSIAGCNKNTDKPSDSDKTSTPTAEATKLPDNTPTVKPSGSGRAEYTADGKRIIKVGTWYEHYYTSDHNTIEDNPEVTDVELAQMQLDNMRAIEKKYNVEFRFVNLTWNGIIESINTSIMSGKPDVDIYETDLQFGAPAALSGYAMDISKFAASDSDVFKDQTVMSYLSFKGIDNNYLFRPVAKTSQLGGNPLSFNLDMIKQAGLVNPQDLYDRGEWTWDKFREYLIATTKDTNGDGSTDIYGYSGWWTVLLENLCMSNGTSIASGAKETLSSPATIEAMDFIYKMYNEDHTAAPWNQDDWNVNNQLYAQQKSCFFTGAAWIFKEFGISPDVGFEIACVPWPTGPSGSYEDNKMMKTAGNYYFIPNGVEDPELVYNVFYDWTNWYQGDTELRDDVEWFQNMMMTERNYNYLEMMGKREQFDMWGNLGLGDNFSMVPIMNGEKTAAQYAEETKNIVQEALDQYFK; encoded by the coding sequence ATGAAGAAAAGAATGAATAAAATCTTAGCTCTTGGCTTAACCGTTGCCATGATGTTCTCTATTGCTGGATGCAATAAAAATACAGATAAACCAAGTGATTCCGATAAGACTTCAACACCTACAGCTGAAGCAACTAAGCTTCCAGATAATACACCAACTGTGAAACCATCTGGATCAGGCCGTGCGGAATATACCGCTGATGGGAAGAGAATTATAAAAGTAGGAACTTGGTATGAACATTACTATACATCGGATCATAATACAATTGAAGATAACCCGGAAGTTACAGATGTTGAATTAGCTCAGATGCAATTAGATAACATGAGAGCCATCGAAAAAAAATACAACGTAGAGTTCCGTTTTGTTAACCTTACTTGGAATGGTATTATCGAAAGTATTAATACTTCTATTATGTCCGGTAAACCAGACGTAGATATTTACGAAACAGATCTTCAGTTTGGTGCACCAGCAGCGTTAAGCGGATATGCTATGGATATTTCTAAGTTTGCAGCGTCAGATAGTGATGTCTTCAAGGATCAAACTGTTATGAGTTATCTTTCTTTTAAAGGAATTGATAATAATTACTTATTTAGACCTGTTGCCAAGACAAGTCAGCTTGGTGGTAATCCATTGTCCTTTAACCTCGATATGATTAAACAGGCTGGTCTAGTGAATCCACAGGATCTTTATGACAGAGGAGAGTGGACTTGGGACAAATTTAGAGAGTACTTAATTGCTACAACAAAGGATACAAATGGCGATGGTTCTACCGACATTTACGGTTATTCTGGATGGTGGACTGTCCTTTTAGAGAACTTATGTATGTCAAATGGTACATCAATTGCAAGTGGTGCTAAAGAAACATTAAGTTCCCCAGCAACTATTGAAGCAATGGATTTTATCTATAAGATGTACAATGAAGATCATACCGCAGCACCTTGGAATCAAGATGATTGGAATGTCAATAACCAACTTTATGCACAGCAAAAGAGTTGTTTCTTCACCGGTGCAGCTTGGATTTTCAAAGAGTTTGGTATCTCACCTGATGTTGGTTTTGAAATCGCGTGTGTTCCATGGCCAACTGGTCCTAGTGGAAGCTATGAAGACAATAAGATGATGAAGACTGCTGGTAACTACTACTTTATACCAAATGGTGTTGAAGATCCTGAGTTAGTTTACAATGTATTTTATGATTGGACCAACTGGTATCAGGGTGATACAGAACTTCGTGACGATGTAGAATGGTTCCAGAACATGATGATGACAGAAAGAAACTATAATTACTTAGAGATGATGGGTAAGAGAGAGCAATTTGATATGTGGGGCAATCTAGGTCTTGGCGATAACTTCTCCATGGTACCGATTATGAATGGAGAGAAGACGGCTGCTCAATATGCAGAAGAGACAAAGAACATAGTGCAAGAAGCACTGGATCAATATTTTAAATAA